One stretch of Paenibacillus sp. FSL R5-0341 DNA includes these proteins:
- the opp4B gene encoding oligopeptide ABC transporter permease has translation MWKIIVRRIMIMIPQIFLLSLLVFLMAKAMPGDALTGLLDPSIDPKALDEQRERLGLNNPWYVQYWDWIRNAAQGDFGQSFRFKMPVSDLIGQRIANTFWLAFATLVFTYLIAIPLGIISGRYNDTWSDRLITGYTYLGFAAPLFIFALVMLWIFGFHFGLFPTGGSVAPGLTPGTFSYIASKFYHLLLPALSMALITTVSTVQYLRSEIIDIKHKEFVLTARAKGASESRVYNRHILRNSLLPIAAFFGYEITGLIGGTIFIESIFSYPGMGQLFLNSISLRDFSVVTALVLLFGIATILGSLLSDIILGLVDPRIRIK, from the coding sequence ATGTGGAAAATAATAGTACGAAGAATCATGATTATGATCCCTCAAATCTTTTTATTAAGTCTTTTGGTATTTTTGATGGCCAAAGCGATGCCAGGAGATGCTCTAACCGGCTTGCTCGATCCAAGCATTGATCCTAAAGCTTTAGATGAACAGAGGGAGCGACTTGGACTTAACAATCCATGGTATGTACAGTATTGGGACTGGATTAGAAATGCCGCGCAAGGCGACTTTGGACAATCTTTCCGATTCAAGATGCCAGTTTCTGATCTGATAGGTCAAAGAATTGCAAATACATTTTGGCTGGCATTTGCGACACTTGTATTCACATATTTAATCGCGATTCCACTTGGTATTATCAGTGGTCGTTACAATGATACATGGTCTGACCGTTTAATTACGGGTTACACCTATCTAGGTTTCGCAGCACCGTTGTTCATTTTTGCACTGGTTATGTTATGGATCTTTGGATTCCACTTTGGCTTATTCCCGACGGGGGGTAGCGTGGCACCTGGACTTACACCAGGAACATTCAGTTACATTGCAAGCAAATTCTATCATCTGTTATTACCGGCATTATCCATGGCACTGATTACTACGGTATCAACCGTTCAATACTTACGTAGCGAAATTATCGATATCAAGCATAAAGAATTCGTTCTTACTGCGCGAGCCAAGGGTGCTTCGGAATCACGAGTTTACAACAGGCATATTTTAAGGAACTCTCTATTGCCGATTGCCGCTTTCTTCGGTTATGAGATTACAGGACTTATCGGAGGTACTATTTTCATTGAGAGTATATTCAGTTACCCAGGCATGGGACAGCTGTTCCTTAACTCAATCTCTCTTCGTGATTTCAGTGTTGTAACCGCACTTGTCCTGCTATTTGGTATAGCTACAATCCTGGGGTCGCTGTTATCTGACATTATTCTGGGATTAGTAGATCCGCGTATACGGATCAAGTAA
- a CDS encoding oligopeptide ABC transporter substrate-binding protein, translating to MKKGLFSRGLFFTMMLVFVLVLAACSEKEAATPAPATNTEEGKTEEKPANEEGVYSIEDFNNVKTNEGTAIEGGSITFGLVSDTAFEGTLNFNFYSGNPDAQVLQWFDEPLLTWDKDYVYTNDGAATYETSEDGKTFTLTIRDNVNWHDGKPVTAEDLQFAYEVIGSKGYDGPRYDSNFTSVVGMDEYHAGTAKTISGIKVLSDKQISITYKESTPSLLTGGVWTYPLAKHIFGDMDVAKMSSSKEVREKPIGFGPFKVDVITPGESVTFVKNDDYWRGAPKLDSVTLKVINPTTVVQELKSGGVDLVDAFPTDQYKDNANLSNVEFLGAIDRAYTYIGFKLGTWDEENGKVVSNAEAKMGDKNLRKAMWMAVDNDQVGKRFYNGLRWNATTLIPPSHPEFHDSSNPGVAYDPEAAKALLEEAGYKLDGEFRTNPDGTPLEINFVSMTGGDTAEPLARYYVQSWAAIGLKVNLEMVEFNSFYDRVGNTGKDDPNIDVYQAAWGVGIDVDPSGLYGRDALYNFSRFSSEENDKLLAQGISAEAFDVDKRKEIYNQWQQYMVDEVPVFPTLYRAVVAPVNKRVMNYAIGDGTGVYLSDLQVNADKAVVAE from the coding sequence ATGAAAAAGGGATTATTTTCACGGGGACTATTTTTCACGATGATGCTGGTCTTTGTATTGGTGCTCGCAGCGTGCTCTGAGAAAGAAGCAGCTACTCCAGCTCCTGCTACCAACACAGAAGAAGGAAAAACAGAGGAAAAACCTGCTAATGAAGAGGGCGTTTACTCCATTGAAGACTTCAACAATGTTAAAACGAATGAAGGTACTGCGATCGAGGGTGGATCCATTACATTCGGACTTGTATCGGATACTGCTTTTGAAGGTACACTGAACTTTAACTTCTATTCCGGTAACCCGGATGCACAGGTATTACAATGGTTCGATGAGCCATTACTTACATGGGACAAAGACTATGTGTACACCAATGATGGTGCTGCAACATATGAGACTTCCGAAGATGGCAAAACTTTCACACTGACCATTCGTGACAATGTAAACTGGCATGATGGCAAACCGGTAACGGCTGAAGATCTGCAGTTTGCTTATGAAGTGATTGGTAGTAAGGGTTATGACGGCCCTCGTTATGACTCCAACTTTACTAGTGTAGTAGGTATGGATGAATATCATGCTGGAACAGCAAAAACAATCTCTGGTATTAAAGTGCTGAGCGACAAACAAATCAGCATTACGTATAAAGAATCCACACCGTCCTTGCTGACAGGTGGCGTATGGACATATCCATTGGCTAAACATATCTTCGGAGATATGGATGTAGCGAAAATGTCTTCTTCCAAAGAAGTACGTGAAAAACCAATTGGTTTTGGTCCATTTAAAGTGGATGTAATCACTCCAGGTGAGTCCGTAACTTTTGTTAAAAACGACGACTACTGGCGTGGGGCTCCAAAATTGGATAGTGTGACTCTGAAAGTTATCAACCCGACAACGGTTGTTCAAGAACTGAAATCTGGCGGGGTAGACCTTGTGGATGCATTCCCGACAGATCAATACAAAGACAATGCAAACCTGTCTAACGTAGAATTCCTGGGCGCAATCGATCGTGCTTATACGTACATCGGTTTCAAACTGGGTACGTGGGATGAAGAGAACGGAAAAGTTGTAAGTAATGCCGAAGCAAAAATGGGTGACAAAAATCTGCGTAAAGCAATGTGGATGGCTGTAGATAATGACCAAGTAGGTAAACGTTTCTACAACGGCCTGCGCTGGAATGCAACAACTCTGATTCCACCATCTCACCCAGAATTCCATGATTCCAGTAATCCGGGTGTAGCATATGATCCAGAAGCAGCGAAAGCATTACTTGAAGAAGCTGGTTACAAACTGGATGGTGAATTCCGTACCAATCCGGATGGAACACCACTCGAAATCAACTTTGTGTCCATGACTGGTGGCGACACTGCTGAACCATTGGCACGTTACTACGTTCAATCTTGGGCAGCTATTGGTCTGAAAGTTAACCTGGAAATGGTTGAGTTCAACAGCTTCTATGACCGTGTAGGTAACACAGGTAAAGATGATCCGAACATTGATGTATATCAAGCGGCATGGGGCGTTGGTATTGACGTAGATCCATCCGGTCTGTATGGCCGTGATGCACTGTATAACTTCTCCAGATTCTCTAGCGAAGAGAATGACAAATTGCTGGCACAGGGTATCTCTGCTGAAGCATTTGATGTAGACAAGCGTAAAGAGATCTACAATCAATGGCAGCAATACATGGTAGACGAAGTTCCTGTATTCCCTACACTGTATCGTGCAGTTGTAGCACCGGTTAACAAACGTGTAATGAACTATGCGATTGGTGATGGAACAGGCGTTTATCTGAGTGACCTGCAAGTTAACGCAGACAAAGCAGTTGTAGCTGAGTAA
- a CDS encoding D-alanyl-D-alanine carboxypeptidase family protein: MKKWWKRAGMLLSLLLIIYLGVKPDMLVGKPGIKAESAVLMDMNSEQVLMDFNGSEEIAPAGVSKLMTELLVMEAVINGDISWDDLVNVSLYASSVGGSQLTLKQGEQLTVKDLFQIVAVYSANDAAVALAEHISGTEHKFVQQMNQKATQIGLSEDTQFTNSTGLSEKLLGPNRPMEIQGQTLMTAIDACKLARYLLNNHPEILRVSSQMQVSMHQKGMYMSNTNWMLSSIGGPYAYDGNDGLKTGYDEDSGYHFVGTAERDGKRLISVVFGTDTREGRFVETRKLFNYGFSGSK, from the coding sequence ATGAAAAAATGGTGGAAACGGGCAGGTATGCTACTGTCTCTGCTGCTCATTATATATTTGGGTGTGAAACCGGACATGCTGGTAGGCAAACCGGGAATTAAAGCTGAATCTGCTGTCTTAATGGATATGAATTCTGAACAGGTCTTAATGGACTTTAACGGCTCTGAGGAGATTGCTCCGGCAGGCGTGAGTAAGTTGATGACAGAACTGCTTGTGATGGAGGCCGTGATCAATGGTGATATAAGCTGGGACGATCTTGTGAATGTGAGTCTGTATGCCAGTTCGGTGGGGGGCAGTCAACTGACCTTGAAACAGGGTGAGCAATTAACAGTAAAGGATTTATTCCAGATTGTAGCTGTCTATTCAGCGAATGATGCAGCGGTTGCTTTGGCTGAACATATCAGTGGTACAGAGCATAAGTTTGTGCAGCAGATGAACCAAAAAGCAACTCAGATTGGGCTGTCTGAGGATACACAATTCACGAATTCAACAGGCCTGAGTGAAAAGCTGCTTGGTCCTAATCGTCCGATGGAAATACAAGGGCAGACCTTAATGACGGCTATAGATGCGTGTAAGCTTGCGCGATATCTGCTGAATAACCATCCCGAGATCTTAAGAGTCTCCAGTCAAATGCAAGTATCGATGCATCAAAAAGGAATGTATATGAGTAACACGAACTGGATGTTGTCCTCCATTGGTGGGCCGTATGCTTACGATGGGAATGACGGATTGAAGACCGGGTATGATGAAGATTCCGGATATCATTTTGTTGGGACAGCTGAACGTGATGGCAAAAGACTGATTTCCGTTGTATTTGGAACAGATACTCGTGAAGGGCGTTTTGTGGAGACACGGAAGTTGTTCAACTATGGATTTTCGGGATCGAAATAA
- a CDS encoding alpha/beta fold hydrolase produces MNAISKKVYALTLTMAMSVALIQPAVQAAEAVKPTAAVSEAIASKATRTLQQLGYIDEITEVTTPITRAEAAIILQRVLKLDAPASLTGFADVTPENEAAPAIYALKQGGLIQGKAKGYAPDAPLTRAQMASLFTRAFELKDNGIQVVYSDADQIPAVHANDAARVKQHFIIEGSAFNAKQSVTHGEFADALYLALGLDVKSEGLTPLEDFFKQPAQAGFQMSPDGKHLAYLEPWNNRMNIVVTANGQDKPVRITSETERNIAGFAWATNDKLLYVQDKAGDENYHLYITDIDGKNSKDLTPYPNTRAILVDPLENIPDEILVGLNKRDPRIFDVYRINIKTGEAVLAAENPGNITGWLTDHEGKIRVAVSSDGNVSSLLYRESEDKEFEPLLTTKLGETFAPVMFTYDNKNIYAVSNLERDKTAIVEYSPSSKKVTKTIYENKDVDVSSFIPSKEKGTILAAVYETDKVNYEFFDQEFKTLMQDIKAKVPGKEVSLTSISEEGQVLFVAYNDKTMGTYYFYDSKTAKLDKLADAAPWIDESQMSDMKPITYKSRDGLTLHGYLTLPQGAEASNLPLVVVPHGGPWARDSWGFNPEIQFLASRGYAVLQVNFRGSTGYGKEFLDAGNKEWGKAMQNDLTDGVNWLVAEGTVDAKRVAIYGGSYGGYAALAGLAFTPDVYAAGISYVGPSNIFTLLDSLPPYWESERSMFYERVGDPEKDKELLTAISPLFHIDQMKAPLFVVQGANDPRVKQAESDQIVEALRKRGVDVPYMLKTNEGHGFANVENQLDLYRAIEKFLNRHLMQP; encoded by the coding sequence TTGAACGCGATCAGCAAAAAGGTATACGCTCTCACGCTTACCATGGCCATGTCCGTTGCACTGATTCAACCAGCTGTACAAGCGGCAGAAGCCGTAAAACCTACAGCGGCAGTCTCGGAGGCCATTGCTTCCAAGGCGACACGAACACTACAGCAACTGGGATACATAGATGAAATCACAGAGGTAACAACTCCGATCACTCGTGCCGAAGCGGCAATCATTCTGCAACGTGTACTTAAACTGGATGCGCCTGCATCACTTACAGGTTTTGCAGATGTTACGCCGGAGAATGAAGCTGCGCCTGCCATCTACGCTCTGAAGCAAGGTGGGCTCATTCAAGGGAAGGCAAAAGGCTATGCCCCGGATGCGCCACTTACACGTGCACAAATGGCATCGTTGTTTACGCGTGCATTCGAACTGAAGGATAATGGAATCCAGGTAGTATACAGCGATGCCGATCAGATTCCAGCTGTACATGCGAATGACGCTGCACGGGTTAAGCAGCATTTTATTATCGAAGGTAGCGCATTTAATGCCAAACAATCGGTGACTCATGGCGAATTCGCAGATGCCCTGTATCTCGCGCTTGGACTTGATGTGAAGTCAGAGGGTCTCACACCTCTGGAGGACTTCTTCAAACAGCCTGCTCAGGCAGGGTTCCAGATGTCGCCTGACGGTAAACATCTCGCTTACCTGGAGCCATGGAACAACCGCATGAATATCGTAGTTACCGCAAACGGCCAGGATAAGCCTGTACGCATTACGAGTGAAACAGAACGTAATATCGCAGGATTTGCATGGGCAACCAATGACAAGCTGCTCTACGTGCAAGATAAGGCAGGCGACGAGAATTATCATTTATATATTACGGATATCGATGGTAAAAACAGCAAGGATCTGACGCCGTATCCTAATACAAGAGCCATCCTGGTAGATCCGCTTGAGAATATTCCGGATGAGATTCTGGTAGGTCTGAACAAACGTGATCCACGCATCTTCGATGTATACCGTATTAACATCAAGACAGGAGAGGCTGTGCTTGCGGCAGAGAATCCGGGCAATATTACAGGCTGGTTAACGGATCACGAAGGCAAAATTCGTGTTGCCGTATCCAGTGATGGTAATGTGTCTTCGTTACTGTATCGTGAATCAGAGGATAAAGAATTTGAGCCGCTACTGACAACGAAGCTGGGAGAGACTTTTGCTCCAGTCATGTTCACGTACGACAATAAAAATATCTATGCCGTATCTAACTTGGAGCGAGACAAAACGGCAATTGTAGAGTACAGTCCAAGCAGCAAGAAGGTAACCAAAACCATCTATGAAAATAAAGATGTGGATGTAAGCAGCTTCATCCCTTCCAAAGAAAAAGGAACTATTCTTGCTGCTGTGTATGAAACAGATAAAGTGAACTATGAATTCTTTGATCAAGAGTTCAAAACGTTAATGCAGGATATCAAAGCGAAAGTGCCAGGCAAGGAAGTTAGTCTAACCAGCATAAGTGAGGAAGGCCAGGTACTTTTTGTAGCCTATAACGACAAAACAATGGGCACATATTATTTCTACGATTCCAAAACAGCCAAACTCGATAAATTGGCTGATGCCGCACCTTGGATTGATGAGAGCCAAATGTCGGACATGAAGCCCATTACGTATAAGTCACGTGACGGTCTAACCCTTCATGGTTATCTTACACTGCCTCAAGGAGCAGAGGCTTCTAACTTGCCACTGGTGGTTGTTCCACATGGTGGTCCTTGGGCTCGTGATTCATGGGGCTTCAATCCTGAGATTCAATTTCTGGCAAGTCGTGGCTATGCCGTTCTACAGGTGAACTTCCGTGGCTCCACGGGGTACGGTAAGGAATTCCTGGATGCTGGTAATAAAGAGTGGGGTAAAGCCATGCAGAACGACCTCACAGACGGCGTGAATTGGCTAGTTGCAGAGGGAACGGTTGATGCGAAGCGCGTAGCGATCTATGGTGGATCCTACGGAGGTTATGCGGCTCTTGCAGGACTGGCATTCACACCAGATGTTTACGCTGCAGGAATTAGCTATGTTGGACCTTCCAACATCTTTACCCTTCTGGATTCACTGCCACCTTACTGGGAATCAGAGCGCAGTATGTTCTATGAACGTGTGGGAGATCCAGAGAAGGACAAGGAACTGTTGACAGCTATTTCACCACTCTTCCACATCGATCAGATGAAGGCTCCATTATTCGTGGTTCAGGGCGCTAATGATCCACGTGTCAAACAAGCCGAGTCGGACCAGATCGTTGAAGCATTACGTAAGCGTGGAGTTGATGTACCGTATATGTTAAAGACAAACGAAGGTCATGGCTTCGCGAACGTAGAGAATCAGCTTGATCTGTACCGTGCGATTGAGAAATTCCTGAATCGTCATCTGATGCAGCCATAG
- a CDS encoding ATP-binding cassette domain-containing protein, with amino-acid sequence MALLEVEGLKIHFPIRGGLLKREIGSVKAVDDVSFSIEQGQTYGLVGESGSGKTTTGRAIIGLNHVTDGKILFNGKNLATERRKDRQLQRDVQMIFQDPYSSLNPKKRVIDIIAEPFRNYERLTATEEKRQVRELLEKVGLSPESIYKYPHEFSGGQRQRIGIARAIALKPKLIIADEPVSALDVSVQAQVLNFMQEIQKELNLTYLFISHDLGIIRHMCDEIGIMYKGRYVEQGTTDDIFENPQHIYTKRLIAAIPDMDPTKREEMVAFRQQVKSEYEHSYRNFFDEEGLAYSLQSISDTHRVALPQKG; translated from the coding sequence ATGGCATTACTCGAAGTAGAAGGACTCAAGATACACTTTCCGATTCGCGGCGGATTGCTCAAACGGGAAATTGGCAGTGTAAAGGCTGTTGATGATGTTAGCTTCTCCATTGAACAAGGACAGACCTACGGTTTGGTTGGCGAATCCGGTTCAGGTAAAACAACAACAGGCAGAGCCATTATTGGGCTAAACCATGTTACTGACGGAAAGATTCTATTTAACGGGAAAAACCTGGCTACAGAACGGCGTAAAGACAGGCAGCTTCAGCGTGATGTACAAATGATCTTTCAAGATCCATATTCATCATTGAATCCCAAGAAGCGGGTTATCGATATTATCGCTGAGCCGTTTCGTAACTATGAGCGTCTGACAGCTACCGAGGAGAAAAGACAAGTAAGAGAATTACTTGAAAAGGTTGGTCTGAGTCCGGAATCAATCTACAAGTATCCACATGAATTCTCAGGAGGACAGCGTCAACGGATCGGTATTGCACGGGCCATTGCATTGAAGCCGAAGCTGATTATCGCGGATGAACCTGTATCTGCGTTGGATGTATCGGTACAGGCTCAGGTACTCAACTTCATGCAGGAAATTCAAAAAGAGTTGAATCTGACTTACCTGTTCATTAGTCACGATCTAGGCATTATCCGCCATATGTGTGATGAGATTGGAATTATGTATAAAGGTCGATATGTAGAACAGGGCACAACGGATGATATTTTTGAGAATCCGCAGCACATCTATACCAAACGTCTTATTGCAGCCATTCCGGATATGGACCCAACCAAACGAGAGGAAATGGTAGCCTTCCGTCAACAGGTCAAATCCGAGTATGAACATTCATACCGAAATTTCTTTGATGAGGAAGGGCTTGCATACTCGCTCCAATCCATTTCCGATACTCACCGAGTAGCTCTACCTCAGAAAGGTTGA
- a CDS encoding MFS transporter, which produces MQKQMKWPLILFAIGVFMAALDNGIITSSLTTLNASFGVSPTWGAWTITLYTLGLAVSVPIAGKLSDRYGRKKLFLIEVALFGIGSLLVALSTSFTFFLIARVIQALGGGGIFIIASSYVLSKFPVERQGTALGLLGGMNGVAAILGPNVGAFILDITGNWHWLFLINVPIAILLFIAGIRFIHEEQELNRAAVDWSGIAVLTLGVLSLMYSFSNLDGVNMLQSLGSPMFYGFFLAGVIILVLFYFMEKRLEGSEREPVVSTQLLGIASFRWTLLIAFFSGAILASVIFIPGFVEQYLGVSNTASGYWFTPLALASGIGAGGGGYLVDRKGPIWTLSVAGVLSAIGFLLFPLWVEHIWQFVIASTLVGIGFGMMLGAPVNVLVTEQAGESNKGIAVATSSLFRQMAMAIAPTIFAGFLARSFINLGSNIQAGFADKGIQVPPEMLEQYASGGSSGSDVSSLTAGLSQIPDEGIRDVLLQAVHQTTGQGYNGLFWSAVVFSVLTLVAALITGRLRQKEKSQHVESISTN; this is translated from the coding sequence ATGCAAAAACAAATGAAATGGCCGCTAATCCTGTTTGCCATAGGGGTATTTATGGCTGCGCTGGATAATGGGATCATCACCTCTTCACTGACCACCTTAAATGCATCGTTTGGTGTGTCGCCAACATGGGGGGCGTGGACAATTACGCTCTACACGCTTGGACTTGCAGTGAGTGTTCCTATTGCGGGCAAGCTGTCGGACCGTTATGGTCGCAAGAAACTATTTTTGATTGAAGTGGCGTTGTTTGGGATCGGGTCCTTGCTCGTCGCGCTAAGCACATCGTTTACCTTCTTCCTGATCGCTCGTGTCATTCAAGCTTTGGGCGGCGGGGGGATCTTTATCATTGCCAGCTCATACGTATTAAGCAAGTTCCCAGTGGAGCGTCAAGGTACTGCTTTGGGTCTGCTTGGAGGTATGAATGGTGTTGCCGCCATTTTGGGGCCCAATGTTGGTGCTTTCATACTGGACATTACGGGCAACTGGCATTGGTTGTTCCTGATCAACGTGCCTATCGCCATTTTGCTATTCATTGCGGGTATTCGATTTATTCATGAAGAGCAGGAACTGAACCGTGCAGCAGTGGACTGGAGCGGTATCGCTGTCCTAACACTAGGTGTACTCAGTTTAATGTATAGCTTCAGTAATCTGGACGGTGTGAACATGCTTCAAAGTCTGGGGTCACCGATGTTCTACGGTTTCTTCTTGGCAGGTGTGATCATTCTGGTGCTCTTTTACTTCATGGAAAAAAGACTCGAAGGATCTGAACGTGAACCTGTTGTATCGACACAGCTTCTGGGCATCGCGTCCTTTCGCTGGACGCTGCTGATTGCCTTTTTCTCAGGAGCCATTCTGGCCTCAGTGATCTTTATTCCCGGATTTGTTGAGCAATATCTTGGCGTATCCAATACAGCCTCCGGGTACTGGTTTACTCCGCTCGCGCTGGCATCCGGCATTGGGGCAGGCGGAGGTGGATACCTCGTTGACCGCAAAGGGCCAATCTGGACGTTATCGGTTGCGGGTGTGTTATCCGCTATTGGATTCCTACTTTTCCCGCTATGGGTAGAGCATATCTGGCAATTTGTCATCGCGAGTACGCTCGTAGGTATCGGCTTCGGCATGATGCTTGGTGCGCCAGTTAACGTACTTGTCACGGAACAGGCGGGAGAGAGCAACAAAGGTATCGCGGTAGCAACCAGTTCGTTATTCCGCCAGATGGCTATGGCTATTGCGCCTACGATTTTTGCCGGATTCCTGGCACGTTCTTTCATTAATTTGGGGTCCAACATTCAGGCAGGGTTTGCTGATAAAGGAATTCAGGTGCCGCCTGAGATGCTTGAGCAATATGCCTCGGGTGGATCATCCGGGAGTGATGTGTCCAGTCTGACAGCGGGCCTGTCCCAAATTCCTGATGAAGGTATCCGTGATGTCTTGCTTCAGGCAGTGCATCAAACGACAGGTCAGGGTTACAATGGCCTCTTCTGGTCTGCGGTCGTATTCAGTGTGCTTACGCTGGTAGCTGCGCTGATAACGGGACGTTTGCGTCAAAAAGAGAAGAGTCAGCATGTGGAAAGTATATCCACAAACTGA
- a CDS encoding ABC transporter permease, producing the protein MSKANDVVVTSQKIDKSPSSLSILWRELVRDKVALISLIFLGLVLLIVYGTALILDQDEIVKVDLFALYEPPSAQYWLGTDYGGRDVFGQLIIGTRNSLSIAILVTVMTGFLGIVIGILSGYFGGLIDNVFMRIVDFFMILPFMMIVIAFVTAVPKYNIVSFSLIMTAFLWMGIARLIRSKALQERELEYVKASKTLGSSHLKIIFSQVLPNLSSIIIVTMTLNLAANIGLESGLSFLGFGFPESTPSLGTLVSYARNPQTLESRWWIWLPASVLILVLMLSINNVGQALKRATDARQRRG; encoded by the coding sequence ATGAGCAAGGCCAATGATGTCGTTGTAACTTCACAGAAGATTGATAAAAGCCCCTCCAGCTTGAGTATCTTATGGAGAGAGCTTGTCCGAGATAAGGTGGCACTAATCTCGCTCATATTTTTGGGACTGGTTTTATTAATAGTCTATGGAACTGCTCTGATCCTGGATCAGGATGAAATTGTTAAAGTGGATCTATTCGCTTTATATGAGCCGCCTTCTGCACAATACTGGTTAGGAACAGATTACGGAGGTCGTGATGTATTTGGACAACTAATCATCGGAACTCGGAACTCGTTATCCATTGCCATTCTAGTTACGGTAATGACAGGTTTCCTGGGGATCGTAATTGGTATATTGTCTGGTTATTTCGGAGGACTGATTGACAATGTATTCATGCGCATCGTGGATTTTTTCATGATTCTTCCGTTCATGATGATTGTTATCGCGTTTGTTACAGCAGTACCCAAATATAATATTGTTTCGTTCTCGCTAATCATGACTGCCTTCCTGTGGATGGGAATTGCTAGATTAATTCGGTCTAAGGCACTGCAGGAGAGAGAACTTGAATATGTAAAAGCTTCAAAAACATTGGGATCATCCCATCTTAAGATCATTTTCTCACAGGTTCTTCCGAATCTGAGCTCCATTATCATCGTAACGATGACATTGAATCTCGCTGCCAACATTGGCCTCGAATCCGGGCTGTCTTTTCTCGGGTTTGGTTTTCCCGAAAGTACGCCTAGTCTTGGAACACTCGTAAGTTACGCACGTAATCCGCAAACCCTGGAATCCAGATGGTGGATATGGCTACCCGCATCGGTGCTGATCCTGGTATTGATGTTGAGTATAAATAATGTCGGTCAAGCCCTAAAGCGTGCGACTGATGCAAGACAAAGAAGAGGTTAA
- a CDS encoding ABC transporter ATP-binding protein encodes MNTELLEVRNLTTSFRIEDDYYAAVDHVNLKVKKNEVLAIVGESGSGKSAFAFSLMGLHNKAKIEGQILYKGQDIANISPSKLNKLRGKEMGMIFQDPLSALNPLMIIGEQIEEILTLHQSKLSSKEKREKVIHLLNQVGIPRPEQIYKQYPHELSGGMRQRIVIAIAIANKPELLIADEPTTALDVTIQLQILELIRDLKNEINAGIILITHDLGVVAEMADRVAVMYAGEIVEIADIFTLMNDAKHPYTRSLLNSIPTLSEEGSKLHVIQGIVPSLKNLPRKGCRFKARIPWISDSAHEENPQMHEIAPGHFVRCTCYQHFHFPDQAEEE; translated from the coding sequence TTGAATACAGAGCTATTGGAAGTCAGAAATCTAACAACATCATTCAGAATTGAAGATGACTATTACGCAGCAGTGGATCACGTTAACCTTAAGGTGAAGAAAAATGAAGTGTTGGCGATTGTAGGTGAATCCGGATCAGGCAAAAGTGCTTTTGCATTCTCTCTTATGGGTTTGCATAACAAAGCAAAAATCGAAGGCCAGATTCTCTATAAAGGACAAGATATTGCCAACATCTCCCCAAGTAAGTTGAACAAGCTACGCGGCAAAGAAATGGGCATGATTTTTCAGGATCCATTGTCCGCATTAAATCCTCTAATGATTATTGGTGAACAGATTGAAGAGATTCTCACACTTCATCAATCCAAGCTGTCTTCCAAAGAGAAGAGAGAAAAGGTTATTCACTTATTGAATCAGGTAGGGATTCCACGTCCCGAACAAATATACAAGCAGTATCCCCACGAATTATCTGGTGGTATGAGACAGAGAATTGTCATCGCCATCGCGATTGCCAACAAGCCAGAACTACTCATAGCCGATGAACCAACGACGGCGCTTGACGTTACGATTCAACTCCAGATTTTAGAGCTGATCCGTGATCTGAAAAACGAGATTAACGCAGGCATTATTTTGATTACACATGACCTGGGTGTCGTAGCCGAGATGGCTGATCGTGTTGCAGTTATGTATGCAGGAGAAATTGTTGAAATCGCAGATATCTTCACACTGATGAATGATGCGAAGCATCCGTATACACGTTCACTGTTGAACTCTATTCCCACCCTATCTGAAGAAGGATCCAAATTGCATGTCATCCAAGGCATTGTGCCTTCGCTTAAAAATCTTCCTCGCAAAGGGTGCAGATTCAAAGCCCGAATTCCATGGATTAGTGATTCGGCTCATGAAGAGAACCCACAGATGCATGAAATTGCACCAGGTCACTTTGTACGGTGTACCTGTTACCAGCACTTTCATTTCCCTGACCAAGCTGAGGAGGAATAA